Proteins found in one Acidobacteriota bacterium genomic segment:
- a CDS encoding carboxypeptidase regulatory-like domain-containing protein codes for MLKKIYSIVLLLVLAIGSVAPVMAQETTGSIEGTITDTSGAVVPGATVKVEGAAFNRTITTDDKGFYRAAQVPPGTYKVTVSAGSFAPGQAEDVTVVLGKATVIDIALKAGGVQEQVNVTGSDIARIDPTDNKVQTNITSKVIESLPKGQNFTSILKLSPATRPEPMSGQFQVDGASGSENSFIIDGQEVSNFRTGVINQNNNLPLEFVQEIQIKTSGFEAEFGGATGGVINVVTKGGSNAWHGNFGLHFENDELTASNRPFLQAFRSGTGASFVQINQFLTPPEDNFQNFYPAATLSGPVIKDRVWFLASYTPQYLLTTRETNFFSSDPRTRVQTDSEIYRAKQINEYAFGRLDWAALDTLRVTGTYTWNPIVVDGLLPFGTISIGGAPSSVNFGGTTGVLRGHRLSERQGGRQNSNNITTNAVWTPTSKLVGSFRFSRGFLNEKTTGYLVPDVTRYICGGQAPPASAGCAQGFQNVTSNSHNNFDVSKKTNFEGDVSYLLSGFAGRHEFKGGYGHSKIENDVDNSNTADFGVVSLSYGFSIADVSGVDLPSSPGAIGAGLLQRFARKGTASNTAQSIYVQDKWQPTSRLSINAGVRFEKEDLPSFNGFAPPINFGWGDKIVPRIGGAYDLLGNGKTKLFASYGEYTDRLKFELPRGSFGGEFFRNDYFEIFPGERFDTYTKALILGSTVDQFGGNCPINVPGARTRCQLDFRIASNNPDATIFDGQVDPNLKEFRQREFTVGVEHQLTEKMLVRARYSHKNVLDAIEDAGFPNAQGSEAYIIGNPGSGLHLDVANQFGFAKVASPKRVYDAVEVVFDRRLANHFFYNLAYTWSRLYGNYSGLASSDELGRTSPGVNRFFDLPFAGFATTGEPDDGRLPTDRPHVFNAFGGYNWNWWGSAKNTTEFGFFTTAQSGTPLTTFVNLYNVAQTILNGRGDLGRTEAFTQTDFNVSHKIRLTESSTLAFDFNVINLFDESNVLQVQRTFGAVTLGGNLGLGDEPTTINKLLTGGIRDQILTYLNAASNPERKQTSYGLPTTFQGARSVRLGVRYTF; via the coding sequence ATGTTGAAAAAAATCTACAGCATCGTATTGCTGTTGGTTCTTGCAATCGGCTCGGTTGCGCCTGTCATGGCACAGGAAACCACGGGTTCGATTGAAGGAACGATTACCGATACCAGTGGAGCAGTTGTGCCGGGAGCGACGGTAAAAGTCGAAGGCGCAGCTTTCAACCGCACGATCACGACCGATGACAAAGGCTTCTATCGTGCAGCGCAGGTTCCACCGGGAACCTATAAAGTGACCGTCAGCGCCGGCAGCTTTGCGCCCGGACAGGCAGAAGATGTCACGGTTGTTCTCGGTAAAGCAACGGTTATTGATATCGCTTTGAAAGCGGGCGGCGTGCAGGAGCAGGTGAATGTCACCGGCAGCGACATTGCGCGTATTGACCCAACCGACAACAAGGTGCAGACCAACATCACCAGCAAAGTGATTGAATCGTTGCCGAAGGGACAAAATTTTACCAGCATTCTCAAACTTTCACCGGCAACCCGCCCGGAACCGATGAGCGGTCAGTTCCAAGTGGACGGCGCTTCGGGTTCGGAAAACTCCTTCATCATTGATGGTCAGGAAGTCAGCAATTTCCGCACCGGCGTGATCAATCAAAACAATAACCTGCCGCTCGAATTCGTTCAGGAAATTCAGATTAAAACCAGCGGTTTTGAAGCTGAATTCGGTGGCGCAACCGGCGGCGTGATTAACGTCGTGACCAAAGGCGGCAGCAATGCCTGGCATGGCAATTTCGGCTTGCACTTTGAAAACGATGAACTCACCGCCAGCAACCGTCCGTTCCTACAGGCATTCAGAAGCGGCACTGGTGCCAGCTTTGTACAGATCAACCAATTCCTGACCCCGCCGGAAGATAATTTCCAGAATTTCTACCCGGCAGCAACCCTGAGCGGTCCGGTCATCAAAGATCGCGTGTGGTTTTTGGCAAGCTATACGCCGCAATATCTTCTAACCACCCGCGAAACCAACTTCTTCTCTTCCGACCCGCGCACCAGAGTGCAGACGGATTCGGAAATTTACCGCGCCAAACAGATTAACGAATACGCTTTTGGGCGACTCGACTGGGCGGCGTTGGATACGCTCCGCGTCACCGGAACCTACACCTGGAACCCCATTGTTGTCGATGGATTGCTACCGTTTGGCACGATTTCGATTGGTGGCGCGCCATCATCCGTAAACTTCGGCGGCACAACCGGCGTTCTCAGAGGACATCGTTTGTCCGAACGTCAAGGCGGTCGTCAAAATTCCAACAACATCACCACCAATGCGGTGTGGACGCCGACCAGTAAATTGGTTGGCAGCTTCCGTTTCTCGCGCGGATTTTTGAACGAGAAGACCACCGGTTACTTAGTCCCGGACGTCACCCGCTACATCTGCGGCGGACAAGCACCTCCGGCTTCGGCGGGATGCGCGCAAGGTTTCCAGAACGTCACCAGCAACTCGCACAACAACTTTGACGTTTCCAAAAAGACCAACTTTGAAGGCGATGTCAGCTATCTGCTCAGCGGTTTCGCCGGACGTCACGAATTCAAAGGCGGTTACGGACATTCAAAGATTGAAAACGACGTTGACAACAGCAATACCGCTGATTTCGGCGTGGTTTCGCTCTCCTATGGCTTCTCTATCGCCGACGTCTCCGGCGTTGACCTGCCGTCATCTCCCGGAGCGATTGGCGCTGGACTCTTGCAGCGTTTTGCCAGAAAAGGTACTGCCAGCAACACCGCTCAGTCCATTTATGTGCAAGACAAATGGCAGCCGACCAGCCGCCTGTCAATCAACGCCGGTGTGCGCTTTGAAAAAGAAGACCTGCCGTCGTTCAACGGTTTTGCGCCGCCGATTAACTTCGGTTGGGGTGATAAGATCGTGCCGCGTATTGGCGGCGCTTACGATCTCTTAGGCAATGGCAAAACCAAACTGTTTGCCAGCTATGGTGAATACACCGACCGCTTGAAATTTGAACTGCCGCGCGGTTCATTCGGCGGCGAATTCTTCCGCAACGACTATTTTGAAATCTTCCCGGGTGAGCGCTTCGACACCTATACGAAAGCTCTCATCCTCGGCAGCACGGTTGATCAATTTGGCGGAAACTGCCCGATCAACGTCCCGGGTGCCAGAACCCGATGCCAGCTTGACTTCCGCATCGCCTCGAACAACCCGGACGCGACCATTTTCGACGGTCAGGTTGACCCCAATCTGAAAGAGTTCCGTCAACGCGAATTCACCGTTGGTGTCGAACATCAATTGACCGAGAAGATGCTTGTCAGAGCCCGTTACAGTCACAAGAACGTCCTGGACGCGATTGAAGACGCAGGCTTCCCGAACGCTCAGGGCAGTGAAGCTTACATTATCGGAAATCCGGGCAGCGGCTTGCACCTGGATGTTGCGAATCAGTTTGGCTTTGCCAAAGTCGCGTCACCCAAGCGCGTTTATGACGCTGTAGAAGTTGTCTTTGACCGTCGTTTGGCGAACCACTTCTTCTATAACCTTGCCTACACCTGGAGCCGTCTCTATGGCAATTACTCAGGACTGGCAAGCTCTGACGAACTCGGTCGCACTTCACCGGGCGTCAACCGCTTCTTCGACCTGCCGTTTGCCGGCTTTGCCACCACGGGTGAACCCGATGATGGTCGCCTGCCGACAGATCGTCCGCATGTTTTCAATGCGTTTGGCGGTTACAACTGGAACTGGTGGGGCAGCGCCAAGAACACCACTGAATTCGGGTTCTTTACGACTGCTCAATCCGGCACCCCGCTCACCACTTTCGTCAACCTCTATAACGTCGCACAGACGATTCTCAATGGACGTGGTGATTTGGGCAGAACGGAAGCTTTCACACAGACTGACTTCAACGTTTCGCACAAGATCAGACTCACAGAAAGCTCGACCTTGGCGTTTGATTTCAACGTCATCAACCTCTTCGATGAAAGCAACGTCCTGCAAGTGCAGAGAACTTTCGGCGCTGTGACACTGGGCGGCAACCTGGGTCTTGGTGATGAACCGACAACGATTAACAAATTGTTGACCGGTGGTATCCGGGATCAAATCCTTACCTACTTGAACGCGGCATCGAATCCTGAACGCAAGCAAACCAGTTATGGTCTGCCAACCACCTTCCAGGGTGCGCGTTCGGTTCGTCTCGGCGTTCGCTACACCTTCTAA
- a CDS encoding nuclear transport factor 2 family protein — translation MDDREEIKLANTAFYRAIESGMIERMEGLWEHEEYVCCVHPGWDRVVGWAKVRYSWEQIFAGEQRMRIFPTEVSIHYSGEVAWVSCIENITLFQDTNFDTVQAAATNLFIQRGGKWLMVHHHASPIPMILPDSESDTIQ, via the coding sequence ATGGACGACCGCGAGGAAATCAAACTTGCCAACACCGCTTTTTACCGCGCCATCGAATCGGGAATGATTGAGCGCATGGAAGGGTTATGGGAGCACGAAGAGTATGTCTGTTGCGTGCATCCGGGTTGGGATCGCGTGGTGGGTTGGGCGAAAGTGCGCTATAGCTGGGAACAAATATTTGCCGGTGAACAAAGGATGCGTATCTTTCCTACAGAGGTTTCCATCCATTATTCAGGCGAAGTGGCGTGGGTAAGCTGCATTGAAAATATTACGCTTTTTCAGGATACCAATTTCGATACCGTGCAGGCTGCGGCAACCAACCTTTTCATCCAACGTGGTGGCAAATGGCTTATGGTGCATCACCATGCTTCACCGATTCCGATGATATTGCCTGACTCGGAATCCGACACCATTCAATGA
- a CDS encoding multifunctional oxoglutarate decarboxylase/oxoglutarate dehydrogenase thiamine pyrophosphate-binding subunit/dihydrolipoyllysine-residue succinyltransferase subunit gives MSKPSPQTDIEQLIADEFGVNADYVISLLQQFKQNPLSIGDEWQGYFQELAANRTFAEPQFSAPIEPAKPSPQTGDVQTEPERAWGSVASEPAKPQAPVESPAPATAQTTTAPTSAPQPLAPVEQPVVAPAPVPTPTAQPTTVSEPIERLPIRGPAYRIAENMEASLQVPTATSFREIPVKLLDENRRLINQFLKASGRKVSFTHIVAYAILKALEKFPQLNDAYFEDESGAFRLRNQDVNIGVAVDVTKKDGSRTLLVPNIKGANRLNFSQLLGAYDDIVRRARDNKLQVADFQGTTISLTNPGTIGTTASNPRLMKGQGAIIATGSIEYPPQFQAMSQEALSHLGISKVMTTTSTYDHRIIQGAESGAFLALIDEMLRGKHEFYEGIFVDLGIPFRPYRWAIDINPAIIGEELQEARKQSRVLQLINAYRVRGHLLADIDPLGWKDVRYHKELDIETYGLTIWDLDRKFFADGLGDRDTATLREIVDMLREFYCGKVGIEYRNIQGPEEKEWIRSRIERPQPEVPAQTKEQILWKLISAELFERFLGTKYLGQKRFSIEGNETVVALVDQLIESAARYGVRDVTVGMAHRGRLNVIANVIGKFCERIFTIFEGSIHPKYPSDYGDVKYHQGASGIRETADGHQVALSVASNPSHLEFVDPVVEGVVRAKQDAAPLDNPLTRLAVLIHGDAAFAGEGVVPETLNMSQLPGYKTGGTIHLIANNQLGFTTPPEEGRSSTYSTDIAKMIQVPIFHVNSDDPEAAFNVLQIALDYRQQFQKDVVIDVIGFRKHGHNEGDEPTYTQPVMYQRIKEHPGVRELYARKLIKEATMSEEKIKSLMDERWRRYENAQLGAKQIIEQQGKEITIPAPKPEAQTIEVIKTGVAHPVLKTIAETITHVPHNFNLNPKVVGLLTKRAKMIEVGGLVDWSTAEALAFGSLLVEGVTVRLTGQDSVRGTFSQRHAGFTDTRTGEEWSPLTLLASDNAQCFIYDSPLSETGVLGFEYGYSIAAPDALVLWEAQFGDFANAAQVIIDQFIASGEEKWTQKSRLVLLLPHGYEGQGPEHSSARIERYLQLCAGDNIQVANCTNAAQYFHLLRRQAKQTAKPLVVITPKSLLRLPEASSPIDEFISGGFQPALADDGFADATQVTKVLLCSGKVYYDLAAERKKLNDRTTAILRLEQLYPFPKNLISEQLARYAKAVSVRWVQEEPKNQGAWSFIEPRLRELSATHQQLAYIGRPASASTATGSHAIHMMEQRKLVKEALG, from the coding sequence ATGAGTAAACCAAGCCCACAGACCGATATTGAACAATTAATTGCCGATGAATTCGGCGTCAATGCAGATTATGTCATCAGTTTATTGCAGCAGTTTAAACAAAATCCATTATCCATAGGCGACGAATGGCAAGGTTATTTTCAAGAGCTTGCCGCCAATCGTACTTTCGCCGAGCCGCAGTTCAGCGCACCGATTGAACCAGCTAAACCCTCACCTCAAACCGGCGATGTCCAAACTGAACCCGAAAGAGCCTGGGGCAGCGTCGCAAGCGAACCCGCTAAACCGCAAGCGCCGGTTGAATCCCCAGCGCCTGCCACGGCGCAAACGACAACCGCGCCAACCTCTGCGCCACAACCTCTAGCGCCGGTTGAGCAACCCGTTGTCGCGCCCGCGCCAGTGCCAACACCGACCGCTCAGCCAACAACGGTCAGCGAGCCAATCGAACGCTTGCCGATACGCGGTCCCGCTTATCGCATCGCCGAAAATATGGAAGCGAGTTTGCAGGTGCCGACCGCAACTTCGTTTCGTGAAATTCCGGTTAAATTACTTGATGAAAATCGCCGTCTTATCAACCAATTCCTCAAAGCCAGCGGGCGCAAAGTCTCTTTCACCCACATCGTGGCTTATGCGATTTTGAAAGCCCTGGAAAAATTCCCGCAACTAAACGACGCTTACTTTGAAGACGAATCGGGTGCCTTTCGCTTGCGCAACCAAGACGTCAACATCGGTGTTGCCGTCGATGTCACCAAAAAAGATGGTTCGCGCACCTTGCTGGTTCCCAACATCAAAGGCGCAAATCGCCTGAATTTTTCGCAACTGCTCGGCGCTTATGATGACATCGTGCGCCGCGCGCGGGATAACAAATTGCAGGTCGCCGATTTTCAAGGCACCACCATCAGCCTTACCAATCCCGGAACCATTGGCACGACAGCTTCAAACCCGCGACTGATGAAAGGTCAAGGCGCAATCATCGCTACGGGTTCAATCGAATACCCGCCGCAATTTCAGGCGATGTCGCAAGAAGCTTTATCGCATCTCGGCATCAGCAAAGTGATGACCACGACTTCAACCTATGACCATCGCATTATTCAAGGCGCGGAGTCGGGCGCTTTCCTGGCGCTCATTGATGAAATGCTGCGCGGCAAGCATGAATTTTACGAAGGCATCTTTGTTGATTTGGGAATTCCCTTCCGTCCCTATCGCTGGGCGATTGACATCAATCCGGCAATCATCGGCGAAGAGTTACAGGAAGCCCGCAAACAATCGCGCGTCCTGCAACTCATCAATGCGTACCGCGTGCGCGGACATCTGCTTGCAGACATTGACCCGCTCGGCTGGAAAGATGTTCGTTACCATAAAGAACTGGACATTGAAACCTATGGACTAACGATCTGGGATTTGGACAGAAAGTTTTTCGCCGACGGACTCGGCGACCGCGACACGGCAACGCTTCGCGAAATCGTCGATATGCTGCGCGAGTTTTATTGCGGCAAAGTCGGCATCGAATATCGCAACATTCAAGGTCCCGAAGAGAAGGAATGGATTCGCTCGCGCATCGAACGCCCGCAACCTGAGGTGCCGGCACAAACTAAAGAACAAATTCTCTGGAAGTTGATTTCCGCAGAACTCTTCGAGCGTTTCTTAGGCACCAAATATCTCGGTCAAAAACGTTTCTCCATCGAAGGCAATGAAACGGTTGTCGCGCTTGTAGACCAATTGATTGAAAGCGCCGCGCGCTACGGGGTTCGCGATGTCACCGTCGGTATGGCGCATCGCGGCAGATTGAATGTCATCGCCAATGTGATTGGCAAATTCTGCGAACGCATCTTCACGATTTTTGAAGGCTCGATTCATCCGAAATATCCGAGCGATTATGGCGATGTGAAATATCATCAAGGCGCAAGCGGCATACGTGAGACCGCCGACGGTCATCAGGTGGCGCTTTCGGTTGCCTCGAATCCCAGCCATCTGGAATTTGTTGACCCGGTGGTTGAAGGCGTGGTGCGCGCCAAACAGGATGCCGCGCCGCTCGATAACCCTCTAACCAGACTCGCGGTGTTGATTCACGGTGACGCGGCGTTTGCCGGCGAAGGCGTGGTGCCTGAAACCTTGAATATGTCACAACTGCCGGGTTATAAAACCGGCGGCACCATTCACCTCATTGCCAATAATCAACTGGGCTTTACCACGCCGCCCGAAGAAGGACGCTCATCGACCTACAGCACCGACATTGCCAAGATGATTCAAGTGCCGATTTTTCACGTCAACAGCGACGACCCGGAAGCGGCTTTCAACGTTTTGCAAATCGCGTTGGATTATCGCCAGCAGTTTCAAAAAGACGTGGTGATAGATGTCATCGGTTTTCGCAAACACGGGCACAACGAAGGCGATGAACCGACCTACACACAGCCGGTGATGTATCAACGCATCAAAGAGCATCCCGGCGTTCGCGAACTCTATGCGCGCAAGCTCATCAAAGAAGCGACGATGAGCGAAGAGAAAATCAAATCGCTGATGGATGAACGCTGGCGGCGTTATGAAAATGCCCAACTCGGCGCTAAACAAATCATCGAACAGCAGGGCAAAGAGATAACCATTCCCGCGCCAAAACCGGAAGCGCAAACTATTGAAGTCATCAAAACCGGAGTGGCGCATCCGGTACTGAAAACCATTGCCGAAACCATCACCCACGTGCCCCATAATTTTAATCTCAATCCCAAAGTTGTCGGCTTGCTGACCAAGCGCGCCAAGATGATCGAGGTTGGTGGGTTGGTTGATTGGAGCACGGCGGAGGCTTTGGCGTTTGGTTCGCTTTTAGTTGAAGGCGTGACCGTAAGACTCACCGGACAAGATTCTGTGCGCGGCACTTTCAGTCAACGCCATGCCGGGTTTACCGATACGCGAACCGGCGAAGAGTGGTCGCCGCTGACGCTGCTGGCTTCCGACAATGCGCAGTGTTTTATTTATGACAGTCCGCTTTCGGAAACCGGGGTGCTGGGATTCGAGTATGGTTACAGCATTGCCGCCCCCGATGCGCTGGTTTTATGGGAAGCGCAGTTCGGCGATTTCGCCAACGCCGCACAGGTCATCATTGATCAGTTCATCGCTTCGGGCGAAGAGAAGTGGACACAGAAATCGCGCCTCGTGTTGTTATTGCCGCACGGTTACGAAGGTCAAGGACCTGAGCATTCGAGCGCCCGCATCGAGCGTTACCTGCAACTTTGTGCCGGTGATAATATTCAAGTCGCCAATTGCACGAATGCCGCGCAGTATTTTCATCTGTTGCGCCGTCAGGCTAAACAAACGGCAAAACCGCTGGTGGTGATTACCCCGAAAAGTCTGCTCAGACTGCCGGAAGCCTCATCCCCGATTGATGAATTCATCAGCGGCGGCTTTCAACCGGCGCTTGCCGATGATGGATTTGCCGATGCAACACAAGTGACCAAAGTGTTGCTGTGTAGCGGTAAGGTTTATTATGACCTGGCGGCAGAGCGTAAAAAATTGAATGACCGGACGACGGCAATTTTACGGCTCGAACAACTCTATCCCTTTCCGAAAAATTTAATCAGTGAACAACTCGCCCGCTATGCCAAAGCGGTCAGTGTTCGCTGGGTACAGGAAGAACCGAAAAATCAGGGCGCGTGGTCGTTCATCGAACCGCGATTGCGCGAGTTATCAGCAACGCATCAACAGCTTGCCTACATCGGTCGTCCGGCAAGCGCCAGCACCGCGACCGGCTCGCACGCCATTCATATGATGGAGCAACGAAAACTGGTGAAAGAAGCCCTCGGTTAA